The sequence below is a genomic window from Campylobacter ornithocola.
TTAATGTTTGATTTTTTTGGAACTTTTTGTACGCCTTGTCAAGAAGAAGCCACTCATTTAACAAGTTTGTGGCAAAAAAATGCTGATAGTTTTATCATCATAGGATTAAGTCATTTTGAAAATGTTAGTGATCAAGCAGTAAAAGATTTTGCTATTAAATATGGGGCATATTATTTCTTAAGCAATTCTAAAGAAAATGATAGAATTGTGGCACAGGCTCTAAAAGATATTAACTATCAAAATATGGAACAACTTCCTTTCAAAGTAGTTTTAAAAAATGGAATTTATCAAGACCTAACAGACTTTTGGAATAAAGACTCAAAAAGTTTTGTGAAATATTATCTCGGGAAAGTTTCTACTCAAACTATGCAAGAAGATATAACTAGGATACTAAATGGGTCTAAAAAGTGAAATTTTAGAACAGCAAAAACTAGCAGAACCTAAAATGTTTAAGGTTTTGCTTTTAAATGATGATGTCACAACGATGGATTTTGTAATTGAAATCCTAATGAGTATATTTCATCATGATTTTGAAAAAGCTAGTGCAATTATGCTTGAAATACATCATCAAGGAAGTGGGGTTTGCGGTATATACACAGAAGAGATTGCACTTAGCAAAAAACAACAAGTTGACACGGTAGCAAAAAACAATGATTTTCCACTCCAAACAAGGATAGAAGAACAATGAAATATAAAGAATTAATTGATTCATTTATACCTAATGCAAGACATTTAAGCTTTATCAATCACCATGAATTTATTACTTGTGAGCATTTGCTTTTTGCTTTGGTTAAACTTAGCAATGACTTTAAAAACTTGCTTGAAGAAAGTGGTGATGGTGATTTGCAAGGCTTTGAGAATGAGTTAAAAAATTACTTAGCTAAAAATAATGAAATTTTAAAAAAAGAAATAGAACCTGTTTTTTCTGTAATCTTAGAAAATATACTACATAAATTAAATGCAAAAAATCAAACAAGTGTGATTGATTTTATCATTGCACTTTGTAAAGAAGAAAAAGCTTATTCTTATAATATTTTAAAAAAACACTTAATAGAAGAAGAAAAATTAAAAGAACTATTACAAAATACTGAATTTGAAAATTTAAAAACCCATACTATAGAACTGGTTGAACTTGCAAAAAAAGGAAAAATAGATCCTGTTATAGGCAGAAAATTTGAGCTAGAAAGAATGATGCAAATTCTAAGTCGTCGTAAGAAAAATAATCCTATTTTAGTCGGCGAACCAGGTGTTGGTAAAAGTGCTGTCATAGATGGACTAGCACTAGCTATAGCAGAAGAAAAAGTACCAAAACACCTAAAAAATTCAAAAATCTATAGCCTCGATATGGCAAGCTTACTCTCAGGAACAAAATACAGAGGCGACTTTGAAAAAAGATTAAAAGATATTATTAAAGAATTAGAAAATATTCCTGATGCTATTTTATTTATAGATGAAATTCACACTATAGTAGGAACCGGTGCGAGTAATGAAAGCCATGCAGATATGTCAAATTTATTAAAACCCGCACTAAGCAATGGTAATATAAAATGCATAGGAGCAACTACTTTTATAGAATACAAAAACACTTTTGATAAAAATAAAGCTCTAAGTAGAAGATTTGCAAAAATTGACATAGATGAGCCAAGCGAAGAAGAATGTTTTTTAATCTTACAAGGCTTAAAAAGTAAATACGAAAATTTTCATAAAATCAAGCTAAATGATGAAATTTTACAAACAAGTATAAAATTAGCAAAACAATTTTTACATGATAAATTTTTACCAGATAGTGCAATTGATTTAATCGATGAACTTGGTGCAAGTTTTGCTTTAGAAGATAAAAAAAGTAAAAAAGTAATAAAAATAAAAGATTTAGAAAATACTTTAGCAAGAATGACTCATTCTCATAAAATTTATGAAAGCGATCAAGGTAAAATCTTAAAAAATTTAGAGCAAAGTCTAAAGCAAAATATCTTTGGACAAGATGAAGCCATTAAAGCTTTATGCTCTATTTTAAAACAAAGTTATGCAGGATTAAAAGGTAAAAACACACCAAAAGGTGTGTTTTTATTTACCGGTTCAAGTGGGGTTGGTAAAACTGAGCTTGCCAAAAATTTAGCACAAATCTTAAACCTTAATCTTGAAAGATTTGATATGAGTGAATATTCACAAAAGCATGATGTAAGTAAACTTATAGGAACTTCAGCAGGTTATGTTGGCTATGAAGATGGTGGTTTACTTAGCAATAGCATTAGAAAAAATCCTTTTAGCGTGGTTTTATTTGATGAGATAGAAAAAGCCCATCCTGATTTAACTAATACTTTTTTGCAAATTTTTGATAACGCAAGTTTAACAGACAATAGTGGCTTAAAAGCTGATTTTAAAAACACTATTATCATTATGACTTCAAATTTAGGTCTAAAAGAAAGCAATGAATTAGGTTTTTTGAGCAGCGATAAAGAGAAAAGCAATAAAGCTATAAAAGATTTCTTTGCACCCGAATTTATCAACCGTATAGATAAAATCATTCATTTTAATGACTTAAATCAAGAAATTTTAGAACAGATCGTTCAAAAAGAACTAGATTTAATTGCAACTAATTTAAACAACATCACCATAGAAGCTGATAAAAAAGTAAAAGAATTTCTTGCTAAAAAAACCAATAATAAAGAATTTGGAGTAAGGCTATTAAAACGCATTATTGCCGAAGAGCTAGGTGAGAAATTAAGCAATGAAATTTTATTTGGAAAATTAAAAAATGGTGGTAAATTAAAACTCAAACTTTCCAAAAATGAAAAAATCGAATTTGTATTCTAAACTTTTAAAAAGTCCTGATGATATACCTGTTTTTATTAGTGAAAAATTAGAAGTAGATTTTATACCTCATGCTTATAAACTAGGGCTTTTTCCATGGACTAGCAATCCTGTTACTTGGTGGTGTCCTTCTCCTAGAATGGTGCTTTTACCTGATGATGTTCGCATACAAAAAAGCATAAAAAAAGCTTTAAAAACTTATGAAATAAGACTTGATTTCAATTTTAATTTACTCATAAAACACTGTGCATTAAGAAAAAAAACCTGGATAAGTCAAGAATTTATACAAGTTTACACAAAGCTTTTTGAGCAAAATTTGACTCATAGTGTTGAAGTTTATGAAAATGATACTTTAATCGGTGGTTTATATGGACTTATAATAGGCAAAATGTTTTTTGGAGAAAGCATGATAAGCCTTAAAAAAGATGCTTCAAAAGTAGCCCTAATAAAGCTTTGTGAGCTTTTAAAACCTTATGATTTTTTAATAGATTGTCAAGTACCCAATGAACATTTAAAATTTATGGGTGCAAAAGAAATGATAAAAAAAGACTTTTTAAAATTATTAGAAGAAAAGATTTCGCTTGAAAGTGGCTTTGAAAATTTTAAAAATTTACTATAAAAAGATATACTTGTAAATATATAAAATTGCATAATATTTTGGAATGATTTTTGCTTTTAGTCTATAAAAGCTTTATTTTAAAGGATAAATTATGATAAGCCCTTTTAAGTCAAAAGAACTTATTGTTGATGCTTTAGCAGGAAGGAATCTAAGAAGTCAAATGATTAATTCTAACCTTGCAAATGTTGATACTCCCTTTTATAAAGCAAGAGATATAGAGTTTGAAACCGCTTTAGTTAATAAAGCAAACGAAATTTTCAAAAAGAAAGATACTAAAGAGCTTGAAATGGCAAGTACAAATGCAAATCATCAAAAACCTTGGAAATTTCCAGATCCTAATAAATCAACCATTTATCTAAGAGATGGACATTTAGCAAGAAATGATGCAAATACAGTAGATCTTGATGTGGAAACTACTGAAATGAGTAAAAATACTATGATGATCACTGCTTTAGACGGTGTTTTAAGAAGACAAAGTAATATTTTTTCAACCATCATAGATACAAGCTCTAAATTAGGCTAGGAGAAAAATAATGGCTTATTTAAGTGATTTTGATATTAGCGGATACGGACTTAGCGCTCAACGCTTCAGGATGAATGTGATTAGCTCAAATATAGCTAATGCAAATACTACTAGAACAGCAGAGGGTGGTCCATATAGAAGAAGGGAAGTGATTTTTAAAGCAACTGATTTTAATGAATTGCTAAATAAACAAATTGCTAAAGATAATAATTTTTTAGAATATGAAAATCCTTTAAATGATCCAGCTTCTCAAAAAGATGCAAAACCTGCTATAATGAGCGTAGTGGTTGATAAAGTTGTAAGAGATGATAAAGATTTTCGTATGAAATTTGATCCATCTCATCCAGATGCAAATGAACAAGGTTATGTTGCTTTTCCAAATATAAACCCAGTAATTGAAATGGCCGATTTAATAGAAGCAACAAGAGCCTATCAGGCAAATGTAAGTGCTTTTACAAGTACTAAAACTATAGCACAAAGTGCGATAGATTTATTAAGAGGTTAATAAATGAACACTATTAATAGTATAAATCAATTTAACAATGTTAACAATAAAAATAACAATAGCAACAATGCGAGTATAGGTGATGAGTTTTCAAGCTTATTGAAAAATTCCATCAATGACCTTAATAAAACCCAAGAAACTGCTGAAGCTGCTATGGTAGATATTGCTACAGGTGAAGTAAAAGACTTACATCAAGCAGCAATTGCAATTAGCAAAGCTGAGTCGAGTATGAAATTTATGCTTGAAGTTAGAAATAAGGCTATAAACGCATATAAAGAAATTTCAAGAACTCAAATTTAATATATGCTTTCAAACACCATTAAAAATAGAGTTTCAAAAGTAGCTTTTGCTTTTTGTATGGCTCTGTTTTTCATGGTCTTGTTTTTACTTTCTACTTTCTTTCTGACCTCAAAACGCCATATACCAAACACTCAAAAAGAACAATACTTTTCTGCTCTTAGAGGTAACATTATAACAAGTGATAATTTCACTGTAACTTCAAGCAGACAAATTTATAGAGCTGAAATTGATCTAAGAAGTTTAAATCCTGATAAAAAAGATTTATTTTTAACTCTTTTTCAAATTTATAGTGGTGCAAGCGATGAGCAAATGCAAGATATAAAAAAAAGAATGCTTGCAAAGAAAAAAAGAAGCTATAATTTTATCTTACTCCAAGATATTAATTCAAAAGATGCAAGTTATTTAAAAGAGTTAGCTAAAAAACTTTATACTCAAGGATTTTTTAAGTCTTTTACAAATAGTAATGGTAGAGTAGAAACAAGAGGACTTGATATTATAGAACATAAAGAAGATCGCGTATATATGCCAAAAGACTCGCTTACTCCAATTATAGGCTATACAAGAACTTATATGGATGAGCAGAGTGGAATTTTCAAGAACATAGGCATAAAAGGTTTAGAAAAATATTACAATGATTGTTTAAATCCTTTACAAAACGCTAAAATTCAAGGTTTAAAAGATATAGGTGGTAACATTATCTTAAATTTACACTCTTATGAACAACGTAAAATAGATGGTTGCGATCTATATTTAAATATTTCCCTAAAACTTCAAAAGGGGTTGGAAAAGGCGATTGACAAAAGGAATGAAGATCTAAAAGCTAACGAAATTATTGTTGCTATCATGGAAAGTAAAAGTGGGAAAATTTTAGCACTTGCTAGTTCAAGAAGATATGATCCACAAAATCGCGGAAAAGATCTTTCTGTACTTAATGCAAGTGCTATAGAATATGGTTATGAAGCAGGGTCTGTTATAAAACCTTTTATATTTACCACTGCTTTGATGCTCGATAAAATCAAAGTCAATGAAGTTATTGATACTCAAGGTGGACAATATAAACTTGGTCGTTTTACCATACGCGATGATCATAAAAAAAACAAGATGAGTATGGAAGAAGTTATCACCTATTCTTCAAATGTTGGTATGATAAAAATTGCTCAAAGACTAAGCAATCTTGAAATCATTTCAGGACTTAGAATTTTTCGTTTCGGGGAAAAAAGCGGTATTGATCTTCCTTATGAACAAAAAGGAGAAATACCAAACCCTAAAAGATTAAGAGAGATAGAAAAATCTGTTTTAAGCTATGGTTATGGTTTGAAAACAACTTTCATGCAACTTTTGGCTGCTTACAATGTATTTAACAATGATGGAATTTATATCACTCCACAAATTGCAAATAAAATTTATCAAGATGGACGTTTAATAAAACTTGATGATGAAGTTAAAAAAGAAAAAATTCTTTCAAGCAAAGCAGCAAAAGAAATGCAACAAATTTTAATCAATGTTATAGAAAAAGGTACTGGTAAAAAAGCACAAACTCAAGGTATTGTCATAGGTGGTAAAACAGGTACAGCTAGAATTGCCGAAAGAAAAGGTTATACTTCAAATCGCTATAACGCTTCATTTTTTGGTTTTGCAAATGATGAACAAAATAACTACACAATAGGAGTTTTAGTAAGAAATCCTACCAAAGCTTATAGTTATTATGCTGCACAAAGTGCCTTGCCTATGTTTAAAGACACAGTAAATCTCATGATAAAAGAAAGTTATTTAAAACCAGAAATAACAACAGGAACTAACTAATGGAAATTAACCATTATGGTGATCTTTGTAGTCAAATGTATAATATTTACACAATAAAGCACCTCAAGATGAATTAGATTTTTATTTATCATATGCCAAAAAAGAATATAAAATTTTGGAACCTTTGTGTGGTAATGGAAGATTTATGATCCCTTTTTTAGACCATGGTTTTGATGTTACAGGTATAGATTCTTCCAAACAAATATTAAAAAATCTAAAACAAAAATATCCATTTGCAAAAACAATCTGCACTAATCTTTTAAATTACAACTTTAAAGAAAAATATGATTATATATTTATTCCATCGGGTTCAATTTCTTTATTTACTAATATTGTTGAGTGTAAAACCATTTTAAAAAATATAAAAAATGCATTAAAAAAAGATGGAATATTTGTATTTGCAGTAGATAGTTTAAACACAAAAAGCAACGATAATGATAATTATAAAAAACAGCTTCAGTCACAACCCATAATAGCTTTAATCTCTTATTAAAAAACAAAAGTTATTTTGATAAAAAACACAAACTCAATTTTATCCTAGTATATACGAGCTCTATAATGGAGATAAATTAATAAAAAGAGAACATATGGACTTTCAAATACACTTATACAAGCAAGGAGAAATGGAGAATTATTTAAAAGAAGTTGGTTTTACAAAAATAAATTCTTATTTTTCTTTTTCAAAAATTCTTACAAGCAATAAACAGTCTAATTTCTATTTATATGAGTGCAGTTGTTAAGTATTAAAATTATTTAAAACAAACTCTATAAATTCATCACTATCATTAGGACAAGCAATAAGTTCATAATCACTTTTTGCTAAGTGTCTATATTCTACTCCAAGCTCAAAAATCGTTTCAGAGCAATCTATACAAAAAGATATAGGATAAATCAAAGCTTTTTGATCTAAATTTTTTAAAATATCACTTGTGTTTGGTTCAAGCCATTTTACTGGACCTAGTTTTGATTGATATGACAAAATAATTTGATCAAATTCATTTTTAAGTTTTTCTTTTAAGATACTCACATGTTCTTGTATATGTTTTTCATACAAATCACCTTTTTTAATCACTGAAAGTGGTAAAGAATGTGCAGAAAAAATCAAAGTTTTATAATCATGTTTTTTCTTTTTTTCTAAAATATGCTTTATAATCATTTCGTTATAAAACTCATTTTTATAAAAAACATCAATGATTTTTACATTAGCTTGATTTTGAGATTTTTTAAGCTCACTTTGTGCTACTTCTAAAGAACTAGTCACGGTTGTTTTAGAATGATGAGGATATAAAGGGAATAAAATAATCTCATCATCTTTTTTAAAATCATATTTTGAAAAAACTTCATTTGCAAAAGGTGGTACATATAAGCTAACAAAATCAAATTTATATTCCCTAGTTTTAAAATTTAATTTGTCACACAAACTTTGTGTGATGTCAGTAAGCGGGGATTTTCCACCCATTTTTTCATAATTTTGCATCATAGCTTTTAGTCTTGATTTTCTTATCATAAAAGCTGCAAATTTTCTTAAAAAAACATTTTTTATCCCTAAAATATAAGGATCGTTAAACATATTTTTTAAAAAAACTTCACACTCATCAAGTTTATTAACCCCACCCATATTTAAAAAAAAGACATATTTCACTCAATACCTTCTAAAATTTCTTGCACCCTTAAAGCATCTTCAATACTAGCTAAATTTTCACAAACACCATTTTGCAAAAACTCGAAAAAGGCTTCATGTTCAGCATACAAAGGAGAATTATCATATAAATTTGGAACTTTTTGCATATTGATAAAAAGTTCAAAATTTTTAAGATCAAGCCCATAAGTATGTTTTTTACCTAAAAGAACAATCTTTCTTATAATGCATTGTCCATTCCAACTATCATGGATATTCGCTAAAATATTTTCTAGCTTTAAACCTATCATCACCTCATCTTCAAATTTATTATGATGAAAGCTTTTATAAACATTTGCTTTTAAAATTTGCTCTTGACTTAAAAATCTTACTAAGTCAATATCATGCACACTAAGATCACTTAAAACACCTACATCGTTTATTCTTTGTGGATAGGGAGAAATTCTTTGTATATTAATACTTATAATTTTATCTTCTAAAAGCTTTTCTTTTAAAGTCAAAATAGTAGGATTAAATCTCTCACAAAAGCCCACCACTACCCTAACTTTATTTTCCCTAGCTTTTTGTTTTAAAATTAAAATTTCATCAACATTTAATGCCAAAGGTTTTTCTATCAAAACATTTTTTATTGTAGAAAAAACTTTTAAAGCTATGTCTAAATGCGTATGAGTAGGTGTGGCGATGATAACACCATCAAGATTTTGCGCTAAAAAATCATCAAAATTTTTATGCAAAAAGTGTTTAAAATCATCTTTACAAAAAGGATCATAAAGATGAATTTCTTTTACTTTTGCATTACGCTCAAGTTCTCTTAAATGGTTTTTACCCATTTTACCAAGACCTATAAGCCCTATTTTCATTTAAAAGCCTCAATCACTCTAGCTTGATGCTCTTCTTTTAAAAATGCACTCATAGGTAAGGATAAAATTTCATCACTTAAAAGCTCTGTATTTGGCAAATCGCCTTTTTTATAAGCAAGATAATTAAAAGCTTCTTGCAAATGAAGCCCTAAAGGGTAATGCACCGCAGTAGGTATACCTTGCTCTTGTAATTTTTGCATGAAATTTTCTCTATGTTTTACACGCACACTATATTGAGCCCAAGCACTCACAAAATCACCTTTTCTTGGTGGTAAAATACAATTTTTTAAATTTTCATCATAAACTTTTGCTATTGCTTCTCTTTTTTTAATCTCTTCATCTAAGTATTTTAATTTCACATTTAAAATTGCTGCTTGGATAGCATCAAGCCTTCCATTAATTCCGATGTATTTATGCTTATATCTTTGTACTTGCCCATGATTTAAATAAATTTTTATTTTTTGTGCTAATTCATCATCTTGAGTAAAAATCGCCCCACCATCTCCATAAGCACCTAAAGGCTTAGACGGAAAAAAGCTTGTACAAGATACATCAGCTATAGCACATGATTTTAAACCTTTTTGACTAGCCCCAAAACTTTGTGCACCATCTTCTATCAAGGCAATGTTTTGACTTTTACAAAGTTCTTTTAGAGTAAATATATCAGGCATAAGCCCAAAAATACTCACAGCAATTACCGCTTTAGTTTTAGGTGTGATAGCACTTTGAACTTTTTCTAAACTAAGATTGTAATCTTTAAAATCAATATCTACAAACACAGGCTTAGCACCAACTAGAGCAACCATTTCAGCTGTAGCTATAAAAGTAAAACTTGGCACTATCACCTCATCATCTTTACCCACGCCCAAAGCCATTAAGGCTAAAAATAATGCACTTGTGCCACTTGAACAGCCTATTGCGTGTTTAGTGCCCACATATTTAGCTAGATTAGTTTCAAATTCTTCTAATTTTACACCACCTATAAAAGAAGTGCTTTGTAAAACACCACTAATAGCCTCATCAATTTCATTTTTATAAGCATTGTATTGAGCATTTAAGTCTATAAAAGGAATTTTCATTGTATTGCCTTAGTAAATTTAAAATCATGATTATAAGATAGTTTTACTTAATTTAAAGTATTTTTGGTATTATTTTAAGCAAAAAACTAGCTAGGAAAATCTATGGATATAAGAAAAGAGTATTTAGAATTTTTTAAATCAAAAGGACACGAAATCACCCCTTCAAGTCCTTTAGTACCTGATGATGCAACCTTACTTTTTACTAATGCAGGTATGGTGCCTTTTAAAAGTATATTTACAGGAGAAGTACCACGCCCTAAACCTCCTCGCAAGACAAGTTGTCAAACTTGTATAAGAGCTGGTGGGAAACATAATGACTTAGATAATGTAGGCTATACAGCACGCCATCATACCTTTTTTGAAATGCTTGGGAATTTTAGTTTTGGAGATTATTTTAAAGAACAAGCTATTGCTTATGCTTGGGAATTTGTAACTGAAGTTTTAAAATTACCTAAAGAAAGATTATATGTAACTGTCCATGAAAGCGATGATGAGGCATACGAACTTTGGCAAAAACATATAGCAAAAGAAAGAATTTATAAATTTGGTGATAAAGATAATTTTTGGCAAATGGGCGATACTGGACCATGTGGACCTTGTAGTGAAATTTTTTACGATCAGGGTGCTGAGCATTTTAATTCTAGCGAAGACTATATGGGTGGCGATGGAGATAGATTCTTAGAAATTTGGAACCTAGTTTTCATGCAGTATGAAAGAAGTGCTGATGGAACGCTTACTCCACTGCCAAAACCAAGCATTGATACAGGTATGGGACT
It includes:
- a CDS encoding ATP-dependent Clp protease adaptor ClpS, with translation MGLKSEILEQQKLAEPKMFKVLLLNDDVTTMDFVIEILMSIFHHDFEKASAIMLEIHHQGSGVCGIYTEEIALSKKQQVDTVAKNNDFPLQTRIEEQ
- the fliE gene encoding flagellar hook-basal body complex protein FliE, whose amino-acid sequence is MNTINSINQFNNVNNKNNNSNNASIGDEFSSLLKNSINDLNKTQETAEAAMVDIATGEVKDLHQAAIAISKAESSMKFMLEVRNKAINAYKEISRTQI
- a CDS encoding AAA family ATPase, encoding MKYKELIDSFIPNARHLSFINHHEFITCEHLLFALVKLSNDFKNLLEESGDGDLQGFENELKNYLAKNNEILKKEIEPVFSVILENILHKLNAKNQTSVIDFIIALCKEEKAYSYNILKKHLIEEEKLKELLQNTEFENLKTHTIELVELAKKGKIDPVIGRKFELERMMQILSRRKKNNPILVGEPGVGKSAVIDGLALAIAEEKVPKHLKNSKIYSLDMASLLSGTKYRGDFEKRLKDIIKELENIPDAILFIDEIHTIVGTGASNESHADMSNLLKPALSNGNIKCIGATTFIEYKNTFDKNKALSRRFAKIDIDEPSEEECFLILQGLKSKYENFHKIKLNDEILQTSIKLAKQFLHDKFLPDSAIDLIDELGASFALEDKKSKKVIKIKDLENTLARMTHSHKIYESDQGKILKNLEQSLKQNIFGQDEAIKALCSILKQSYAGLKGKNTPKGVFLFTGSSGVGKTELAKNLAQILNLNLERFDMSEYSQKHDVSKLIGTSAGYVGYEDGGLLSNSIRKNPFSVVLFDEIEKAHPDLTNTFLQIFDNASLTDNSGLKADFKNTIIIMTSNLGLKESNELGFLSSDKEKSNKAIKDFFAPEFINRIDKIIHFNDLNQEILEQIVQKELDLIATNLNNITIEADKKVKEFLAKKTNNKEFGVRLLKRIIAEELGEKLSNEILFGKLKNGGKLKLKLSKNEKIEFVF
- the flgC gene encoding flagellar basal body rod protein FlgC codes for the protein MAYLSDFDISGYGLSAQRFRMNVISSNIANANTTRTAEGGPYRRREVIFKATDFNELLNKQIAKDNNFLEYENPLNDPASQKDAKPAIMSVVVDKVVRDDKDFRMKFDPSHPDANEQGYVAFPNINPVIEMADLIEATRAYQANVSAFTSTKTIAQSAIDLLRG
- the hemH gene encoding ferrochelatase, which translates into the protein MKYVFFLNMGGVNKLDECEVFLKNMFNDPYILGIKNVFLRKFAAFMIRKSRLKAMMQNYEKMGGKSPLTDITQSLCDKLNFKTREYKFDFVSLYVPPFANEVFSKYDFKKDDEIILFPLYPHHSKTTVTSSLEVAQSELKKSQNQANVKIIDVFYKNEFYNEMIIKHILEKKKKHDYKTLIFSAHSLPLSVIKKGDLYEKHIQEHVSILKEKLKNEFDQIILSYQSKLGPVKWLEPNTSDILKNLDQKALIYPISFCIDCSETIFELGVEYRHLAKSDYELIACPNDSDEFIEFVLNNFNT
- a CDS encoding peptidoglycan D,D-transpeptidase FtsI family protein, which translates into the protein MLSNTIKNRVSKVAFAFCMALFFMVLFLLSTFFLTSKRHIPNTQKEQYFSALRGNIITSDNFTVTSSRQIYRAEIDLRSLNPDKKDLFLTLFQIYSGASDEQMQDIKKRMLAKKKRSYNFILLQDINSKDASYLKELAKKLYTQGFFKSFTNSNGRVETRGLDIIEHKEDRVYMPKDSLTPIIGYTRTYMDEQSGIFKNIGIKGLEKYYNDCLNPLQNAKIQGLKDIGGNIILNLHSYEQRKIDGCDLYLNISLKLQKGLEKAIDKRNEDLKANEIIVAIMESKSGKILALASSRRYDPQNRGKDLSVLNASAIEYGYEAGSVIKPFIFTTALMLDKIKVNEVIDTQGGQYKLGRFTIRDDHKKNKMSMEEVITYSSNVGMIKIAQRLSNLEIISGLRIFRFGEKSGIDLPYEQKGEIPNPKRLREIEKSVLSYGYGLKTTFMQLLAAYNVFNNDGIYITPQIANKIYQDGRLIKLDDEVKKEKILSSKAAKEMQQILINVIEKGTGKKAQTQGIVIGGKTGTARIAERKGYTSNRYNASFFGFANDEQNNYTIGVLVRNPTKAYSYYAAQSALPMFKDTVNLMIKESYLKPEITTGTN
- a CDS encoding DegT/DnrJ/EryC1/StrS family aminotransferase — translated: MPFIDLNAQYNAYKNEIDEAISGVLQSTSFIGGVKLEEFETNLAKYVGTKHAIGCSSGTSALFLALMALGVGKDDEVIVPSFTFIATAEMVALVGAKPVFVDIDFKDYNLSLEKVQSAITPKTKAVIAVSIFGLMPDIFTLKELCKSQNIALIEDGAQSFGASQKGLKSCAIADVSCTSFFPSKPLGAYGDGGAIFTQDDELAQKIKIYLNHGQVQRYKHKYIGINGRLDAIQAAILNVKLKYLDEEIKKREAIAKVYDENLKNCILPPRKGDFVSAWAQYSVRVKHRENFMQKLQEQGIPTAVHYPLGLHLQEAFNYLAYKKGDLPNTELLSDEILSLPMSAFLKEEHQARVIEAFK
- a CDS encoding thioredoxin; this translates as MKKIVYLFLTFTFAFLINACSSEEKIENDFAFAEYKIGDEILLRSVNGGEKTLVRTQNGFVVKGEEDKILMFDFFGTFCTPCQEEATHLTSLWQKNADSFIIIGLSHFENVSDQAVKDFAIKYGAYYFLSNSKENDRIVAQALKDINYQNMEQLPFKVVLKNGIYQDLTDFWNKDSKSFVKYYLGKVSTQTMQEDITRILNGSKK
- a CDS encoding Gfo/Idh/MocA family protein, which gives rise to MKIGLIGLGKMGKNHLRELERNAKVKEIHLYDPFCKDDFKHFLHKNFDDFLAQNLDGVIIATPTHTHLDIALKVFSTIKNVLIEKPLALNVDEILILKQKARENKVRVVVGFCERFNPTILTLKEKLLEDKIISINIQRISPYPQRINDVGVLSDLSVHDIDLVRFLSQEQILKANVYKSFHHNKFEDEVMIGLKLENILANIHDSWNGQCIIRKIVLLGKKHTYGLDLKNFELFINMQKVPNLYDNSPLYAEHEAFFEFLQNGVCENLASIEDALRVQEILEGIE
- the flgB gene encoding flagellar basal body rod protein FlgB; translated protein: MISPFKSKELIVDALAGRNLRSQMINSNLANVDTPFYKARDIEFETALVNKANEIFKKKDTKELEMASTNANHQKPWKFPDPNKSTIYLRDGHLARNDANTVDLDVETTEMSKNTMMITALDGVLRRQSNIFSTIIDTSSKLG
- the aat gene encoding leucyl/phenylalanyl-tRNA--protein transferase; amino-acid sequence: MKKSNLYSKLLKSPDDIPVFISEKLEVDFIPHAYKLGLFPWTSNPVTWWCPSPRMVLLPDDVRIQKSIKKALKTYEIRLDFNFNLLIKHCALRKKTWISQEFIQVYTKLFEQNLTHSVEVYENDTLIGGLYGLIIGKMFFGESMISLKKDASKVALIKLCELLKPYDFLIDCQVPNEHLKFMGAKEMIKKDFLKLLEEKISLESGFENFKNLL